In Duganella zoogloeoides, a single genomic region encodes these proteins:
- a CDS encoding aldo/keto reductase codes for MKYAQLGNTGVFVSRLCLGAMTFGGSENAVTTAIGRLSQDETDKIVMQALDAGINFIDTADVYGGGASEERLGEALKGRRHDVVLATKMSGRVGPGPNQIGQSRLHIMEALEGSLKRLQTDHIDLYQIHNFDPLVPLEDVMRTLDNVVRQGKVRYIGCSNFAAWQLMKALGISERSGYARFASIQSFYSLAARDIEQEIIPALEDQKLGLLCWSPLGGGLLSGKFDRTGSTDSNSRRTKIQFPPVDEAKAFDIIDVLKTIAARHDASAAQVALAWLLAQQQVTSVISGVKHPDQLADNLAAVDLVLNNEDFVQLDEVSRSTPSYPGWIQTYNAKGRVPSGEAFDGKSWQLGEKPI; via the coding sequence ATGAAATATGCTCAACTTGGTAACACTGGTGTTTTCGTTTCACGTCTATGTCTGGGAGCGATGACTTTCGGAGGGAGTGAAAACGCGGTTACTACCGCCATCGGGCGATTATCGCAGGACGAAACCGACAAGATTGTGATGCAGGCACTCGACGCTGGCATCAATTTTATCGATACTGCTGACGTGTATGGAGGTGGGGCGTCGGAAGAGAGGTTGGGCGAGGCGTTGAAAGGGCGCCGCCATGATGTCGTGCTAGCGACAAAAATGAGCGGCCGCGTGGGGCCCGGCCCAAATCAGATTGGTCAGTCCCGTTTGCATATCATGGAAGCCCTTGAAGGCAGCTTGAAGCGTTTGCAAACAGATCACATCGATCTATATCAGATCCATAATTTCGATCCACTTGTCCCATTGGAAGATGTGATGCGAACGCTCGACAATGTCGTTCGTCAGGGCAAGGTACGATATATCGGTTGCTCCAACTTCGCAGCCTGGCAGCTGATGAAGGCATTAGGTATCTCCGAACGAAGCGGCTACGCAAGGTTTGCATCTATCCAGTCTTTTTATTCACTGGCTGCTCGTGATATCGAGCAAGAGATCATTCCGGCACTCGAGGATCAGAAGCTTGGCCTGCTGTGCTGGAGCCCACTGGGAGGAGGGTTGCTCTCTGGTAAATTTGATCGGACCGGCTCGACTGACTCGAACTCGCGTCGAACCAAAATCCAGTTCCCTCCAGTGGATGAAGCAAAGGCATTCGATATCATCGACGTATTGAAGACTATCGCTGCACGTCATGACGCTAGCGCCGCGCAGGTCGCCCTAGCCTGGCTTCTGGCACAGCAGCAGGTCACCAGTGTCATCTCCGGTGTCAAACATCCAGATCAACTTGCCGACAACCTCGCGGCGGTGGATCTAGTGCTGAACAATGAGGACTTCGTCCAGCTTGACGAAGTGAGCCGGTCTACCCCCTCCTACCCTGGCTGGATTCAAACGTATAACGCCAAAGGACGAGTTCCAAGTGGGGAAGCATTTGATGGTAAATCGTGGCAACTGGGCGAAAAACCTATCTGA
- a CDS encoding AraC family transcriptional regulator, with protein MDPLSDILSMLRVRSVLTARFEGSGSWAMRFPSYSHIKFGAVLEGSFWMSCEASSAPIKFECGDFYLLTDGLSYCTATDLDKEPLDGRQIFHEYLGKDEVVRYGDGVGKVVVSGGRFTFDDDTSEILLNQLPPLIRLPAISPSATSLKAILDLLAYETETIRPGHTIAATSIANLALIHILREHLAAVPIKAGWFCAIRDKQIGAVLSLMHGDIARRWTVNDLATEIGMSRTAFTQRFKKLVGFSPLDYLLRWRMAVAGSALRNGVSLTRVADQVGYSSDTAFNSAFKRIMGQSPGRYRLNALANHFDPQGT; from the coding sequence TTGGATCCGCTTTCAGATATTCTTTCCATGCTCAGAGTTCGCAGCGTGCTTACTGCGAGGTTCGAGGGCTCCGGGTCTTGGGCAATGCGGTTTCCTTCATACAGCCATATCAAATTCGGCGCGGTGTTGGAAGGGTCTTTCTGGATGAGTTGTGAAGCGTCCTCAGCACCGATAAAATTCGAATGTGGTGACTTCTATCTCCTAACTGATGGTTTGTCATATTGCACCGCAACTGACCTTGACAAAGAGCCGTTAGATGGTCGGCAAATCTTTCATGAGTATCTAGGGAAAGACGAGGTAGTTCGCTATGGCGATGGGGTAGGAAAGGTGGTGGTCAGCGGGGGAAGGTTTACCTTCGATGATGACACAAGTGAAATATTGCTAAACCAGCTTCCACCATTAATCCGTTTGCCAGCAATATCACCATCTGCCACGTCGCTAAAAGCAATCCTTGATCTTCTTGCCTACGAAACTGAAACAATTCGGCCAGGTCACACAATCGCTGCGACGAGCATTGCCAACTTAGCATTGATCCATATTTTGCGGGAACACCTTGCGGCTGTGCCTATTAAGGCTGGCTGGTTTTGTGCAATCAGAGATAAACAAATTGGAGCTGTTCTTTCCCTGATGCATGGAGACATAGCTAGACGGTGGACTGTGAATGATCTTGCAACTGAAATCGGGATGTCACGTACTGCGTTTACTCAACGTTTCAAAAAACTAGTAGGCTTCTCACCGCTTGATTATCTGCTGCGCTGGAGAATGGCAGTTGCTGGGTCGGCATTGAGGAATGGGGTGAGTCTGACCAGAGTAGCAGATCAGGTCGGTTACAGTTCCGATACGGCATTTAATTCCGCTTTCAAACGTATAATGGGGCAAAGCCCAGGACGATACCGCTTGAACGCATTGGCTAATCACTTTGATCCACAAGGCACCTAA
- a CDS encoding methyl-accepting chemotaxis protein, protein MANPQAIVELTHEVRKLATSKIGDINEINREANFLALNALIEAARAGASGRGFAVVANQVRHVSQRIGEVTDALNKELVGSLSSLTALGDLMIGRMQSHEGQRCADLALNMIDIIDRNLYERSCDVRWWATDSALVASLDDASAQASAHASRRLSVILDSYTVYKDIWVLDADGMIIANGRPEQYPVVGRNVARAPWFSDALNTASGEEYVAHDVCTTSLLQNAQVATYATAIREGGATHGKVLGALVIFFDWAPQALAVVQGVRLTDAEWARTRCMILDSSFRVLASSDGKGVLTEMFPLRADQRRAGFYQDGDMTVSFAATPGYETYAGLGWYGVVCQLTETRN, encoded by the coding sequence ATGGCAAATCCACAAGCAATCGTAGAACTCACGCACGAGGTACGCAAACTGGCCACCAGCAAGATAGGTGACATCAACGAGATCAATCGCGAAGCCAATTTCCTGGCGCTCAATGCATTGATCGAAGCGGCGCGGGCGGGCGCCTCCGGACGCGGCTTTGCCGTGGTGGCGAACCAGGTCAGGCATGTGTCGCAACGCATCGGCGAAGTGACCGACGCCCTTAACAAGGAACTGGTCGGTTCGCTCTCGAGCCTGACCGCGCTCGGCGACTTGATGATCGGCCGCATGCAGTCGCATGAGGGCCAGCGCTGCGCCGACCTGGCGCTCAACATGATCGACATCATCGACCGCAACCTGTACGAGCGCTCGTGCGATGTGCGCTGGTGGGCCACCGATTCGGCGCTGGTGGCAAGCCTGGACGATGCCAGTGCGCAGGCAAGCGCACATGCTTCGCGGCGCCTGTCGGTAATCCTCGACAGCTATACGGTGTACAAGGATATCTGGGTGCTCGATGCCGACGGCATGATCATTGCCAACGGTCGCCCCGAGCAGTATCCGGTGGTCGGCCGCAATGTCGCCAGGGCCCCATGGTTCAGTGACGCACTGAATACGGCCAGCGGCGAGGAGTATGTCGCCCATGACGTGTGCACTACGTCGCTGCTGCAGAACGCCCAGGTGGCCACCTACGCGACCGCCATCCGCGAGGGCGGCGCAACGCACGGCAAGGTGCTCGGGGCACTGGTGATCTTTTTCGACTGGGCGCCGCAGGCGCTGGCCGTGGTCCAGGGCGTACGCCTGACCGATGCGGAATGGGCGCGTACGCGCTGCATGATCCTCGATTCCTCGTTCCGCGTGCTGGCCAGTTCCGATGGCAAGGGCGTCCTTACCGAGATGTTCCCGCTACGCGCCGACCAGCGCCGCGCCGGCTTTTACCAGGATGGCGATATGACGGTCTCGTTCGCCGCCACGCCCGGCTACGAGACGTACGCGGGACTGGGCTGGTATGGGGTGGTGTGCCAGCTTACGGAGACCCGCAATTAA
- a CDS encoding tyrosine-type recombinase/integrase yields the protein MAQATVLKPGQYRHLIRATRATSRAPERDVLVLMMGIHMGMRVSEIAQVEVGDFMFASGKLRQEVSLRAVVTKGCRQRCVYLTNRDLVAALEDYLTLRVERRWRMSDDPKRYRGLRPDSALILTFKGYKYSMNRKRRINYAGEQIDYAACDALQSHVTKLYRDAGIKGGSSHSGRRSMASRLLAQGHDLETIQLMLGHAELDHIDPYLEVSNERFRQAFADVL from the coding sequence ATGGCACAAGCCACCGTTCTAAAGCCGGGCCAGTACCGGCATCTAATCCGTGCCACTCGAGCCACCAGCCGCGCACCAGAACGTGACGTGCTGGTGCTCATGATGGGTATCCACATGGGCATGCGTGTGTCCGAGATAGCGCAGGTTGAAGTTGGTGATTTTATGTTCGCCAGCGGCAAGCTACGGCAGGAAGTATCGCTTCGGGCCGTCGTGACAAAGGGTTGTCGCCAGCGGTGCGTGTATCTGACCAACCGTGATCTTGTTGCCGCGCTTGAGGACTATCTAACCCTGCGGGTCGAGCGGCGCTGGCGCATGAGCGACGATCCGAAGCGATATCGGGGCTTGCGCCCAGACAGTGCGCTAATCCTGACCTTCAAAGGCTATAAGTACAGTATGAACCGCAAGCGGCGGATCAACTACGCTGGCGAGCAAATCGATTACGCGGCCTGTGATGCGCTGCAAAGTCACGTTACAAAGCTGTATCGGGACGCGGGAATTAAGGGCGGAAGCAGTCATTCTGGTCGACGCTCAATGGCATCTAGGCTCTTGGCACAAGGCCACGATCTGGAAACCATTCAACTCATGCTTGGGCATGCTGAGCTGGACCATATTGATCCCTATCTTGAGGTTTCGAACGAAAGGTTTCGTCAAGCTTTTGCTGATGTATTATGA
- a CDS encoding type II toxin-antitoxin system RelE/ParE family toxin codes for MNYDIQYYLNSNVVNVAGKWLRSLRDPIAKAKITKRISRFEHGNFGDHKPCREGVWEMRVDEGPGYRVYYAFSGRQIILLLCGGDKTTQDADINTAVSYWEDWKERQQDDQKKS; via the coding sequence ATGAACTACGATATCCAATACTATTTGAATTCGAATGTGGTGAATGTTGCTGGGAAATGGCTGCGTTCGCTGCGCGACCCTATCGCTAAAGCCAAGATTACAAAGCGGATTTCGCGTTTTGAGCACGGTAACTTTGGCGACCACAAGCCTTGTCGTGAAGGGGTCTGGGAAATGCGCGTTGATGAAGGGCCTGGGTATCGCGTCTACTATGCATTTTCAGGTAGGCAAATAATTCTGCTGTTATGCGGCGGTGATAAAACAACGCAAGACGCCGATATCAACACGGCAGTTTCATACTGGGAAGATTGGAAAGAAAGGCAACAAGATGACCAAAAAAAATCGTAG
- a CDS encoding BlaI/MecI/CopY family transcriptional regulator, with protein sequence MSIPSITELTLLKALWRHQPLSARELHEHVEEELGWSYSSTRKTLERMLEKRMVAQQMSHGVQVYEAVLEKVDTLAAFARDFGKRVMEIDTPLPVMMFTGSKLVDEQELDQLEQLLQHWPDDADGAP encoded by the coding sequence ATGTCCATCCCCTCCATCACCGAACTGACCCTGCTCAAAGCCCTGTGGCGCCACCAGCCGCTGAGCGCGCGCGAACTGCATGAGCACGTCGAGGAAGAGCTGGGCTGGTCTTACTCTTCCACCCGCAAGACGCTCGAACGCATGCTGGAAAAGCGCATGGTCGCGCAGCAAATGAGCCATGGCGTGCAGGTCTATGAAGCGGTGCTGGAAAAGGTCGATACGCTGGCCGCGTTCGCCCGCGACTTCGGCAAGCGCGTGATGGAAATCGATACGCCGTTGCCGGTGATGATGTTCACCGGCAGCAAGCTGGTGGATGAGCAGGAACTCGATCAGCTCGAACAACTGCTGCAACACTGGCCCGATGATGCGGACGGCGCGCCATGA
- a CDS encoding macro domain-containing protein: MLNIATGNLLDADVDALVNTVNTEGVMGKGIALQFKQAYPTMFRAYKAACKARGVHLGQVHIYDLGGLVGGPRWIINFPTKGHWKSKSRIEDIAKGLHDLTAKVRALGIRSIAVPPLGCGYGGLDWADVEPLIADAFRDLPEVDVKLYPPSFSPRERRGSTIPTSRSN, encoded by the coding sequence ATGTTGAACATCGCAACTGGAAATCTCCTCGACGCCGACGTGGACGCGCTGGTCAACACCGTCAACACGGAAGGCGTCATGGGCAAAGGTATCGCGCTGCAATTCAAGCAGGCTTACCCGACAATGTTCCGCGCCTACAAAGCGGCCTGCAAGGCGCGCGGGGTACACTTGGGCCAGGTCCATATCTACGATCTCGGTGGCCTGGTAGGCGGGCCGCGCTGGATCATCAACTTCCCCACCAAGGGACACTGGAAGTCGAAAAGCCGCATCGAGGATATCGCCAAGGGCTTGCATGACTTGACTGCCAAGGTGCGCGCGCTGGGCATACGCTCCATCGCAGTTCCTCCCCTGGGGTGCGGCTATGGCGGCCTGGACTGGGCTGACGTCGAGCCGTTGATTGCCGATGCGTTTCGCGACCTGCCCGAGGTGGATGTCAAACTCTACCCACCTTCATTTTCTCCAAGGGAGCGGCGCGGGTCGACGATCCCAACCAGCCGCTCGAATTAA
- a CDS encoding tyrosine-type recombinase/integrase, with product MKKIKFAAGRVEEFACEGGKSQSFLWDTTSPGLGLRVTSKGAKSYIFQGKLDGATIRLTIGDPRTWDIAKAQAEARRLKVLLDNGQDPRKVRDDALAAERDARALQEAVIVAEQEKQLLESVTLGGVWPEYIADRIATREAGWSEHHIAAHRKIIQDGGQPRKRSPALTKAGPLWSLSSLRLIDLTNERVEAWAREEAKIRPSSARLAWRLLKAFMNWCASHKTYSNMVTSNPTKSARVRESLGKEKRRHDVLQREMLESWFSAVRKIGNPVIAAYLQVLLLTGARREELAALKWTDVNFQWGSIKLSDKVEDFRMVPLTPFVAQLLANLPRRNAFVFSSPASASGHIAEPRIAHNEAVAVANLPQLTLHGLRRSFATLSEWIEMPNGIAAQIQGHAPQGVREQNYIRRPLDLLRVWHAKIEVWILEQACVEPVSLPALLRVVGA from the coding sequence GTGAAAAAAATAAAGTTCGCGGCGGGTAGGGTAGAAGAGTTCGCCTGTGAGGGGGGAAAAAGTCAGTCATTCCTTTGGGATACCACTTCACCAGGCCTCGGTTTGCGGGTGACGTCGAAGGGCGCAAAGTCCTATATTTTTCAGGGTAAGCTGGACGGCGCCACCATCCGGCTGACGATCGGTGATCCTCGTACATGGGACATTGCCAAGGCCCAGGCCGAAGCACGGCGACTGAAGGTCCTGCTCGATAACGGGCAAGATCCAAGAAAGGTGCGCGACGATGCGCTCGCTGCAGAGCGAGACGCGCGCGCATTGCAGGAAGCTGTCATTGTGGCGGAACAGGAAAAGCAACTGCTGGAGTCCGTGACCCTGGGCGGCGTCTGGCCTGAGTACATTGCTGATCGAATTGCCACGCGAGAAGCCGGTTGGTCAGAACATCATATTGCCGCGCATCGCAAGATCATTCAGGATGGTGGCCAGCCGCGAAAACGCAGTCCGGCCCTGACGAAAGCCGGTCCGCTCTGGTCCTTGTCCTCGCTCCGACTCATCGACCTGACAAACGAGCGTGTGGAAGCCTGGGCGCGAGAGGAAGCAAAGATCCGTCCGTCCAGCGCGCGCCTGGCATGGCGACTGCTCAAGGCCTTCATGAACTGGTGCGCTTCGCACAAGACGTATTCGAACATGGTCACTAGCAATCCGACAAAGAGCGCGCGAGTGCGCGAGAGCCTGGGTAAAGAGAAGCGGCGCCATGACGTTCTCCAGCGCGAGATGCTGGAGTCATGGTTCAGCGCAGTGCGCAAGATCGGAAACCCGGTCATTGCAGCCTACTTGCAAGTTCTGCTACTTACCGGCGCTAGGCGCGAGGAGCTCGCTGCACTGAAGTGGACAGACGTGAATTTCCAGTGGGGCAGTATCAAACTGTCCGACAAGGTCGAGGATTTTCGGATGGTCCCGCTGACTCCTTTCGTTGCTCAGCTCCTGGCCAACCTGCCGCGCAGGAATGCCTTTGTCTTCTCCAGTCCCGCTTCCGCATCGGGACATATCGCAGAGCCGCGAATCGCGCATAACGAGGCCGTCGCCGTGGCGAATTTGCCGCAACTTACCCTACATGGCCTGCGACGCTCATTTGCCACATTAAGCGAGTGGATCGAGATGCCGAATGGTATCGCCGCGCAGATTCAAGGGCACGCGCCGCAAGGGGTGCGCGAGCAAAATTACATTCGTCGACCGCTTGACCTGCTTCGTGTTTGGCACGCGAAGATTGAAGTTTGGATTCTTGAGCAGGCGTGTGTGGAGCCTGTATCTTTGCCGGCATTGCTGCGCGTTGTGGGCGCTTAG
- a CDS encoding helix-turn-helix domain-containing protein gives MFDISSAHLLLTAAQLGQLLVSARKGRKLTQAAVATRIGLSQNRISYLERHADEISIKQLLSWCSALGLELHLGERNIPGSSAEW, from the coding sequence ATATTCGATATCTCATCTGCCCATCTTCTGCTCACCGCCGCACAGCTCGGCCAGCTACTCGTATCGGCACGCAAAGGGCGCAAACTCACCCAGGCTGCGGTAGCTACCCGCATCGGTTTGAGCCAGAATCGCATCTCTTACCTTGAGCGCCATGCCGACGAAATCAGCATCAAGCAGCTGCTCAGTTGGTGCTCGGCGCTCGGGCTGGAGCTGCACCTGGGAGAGCGCAACATTCCCGGCAGCTCGGCGGAGTGGTAG
- a CDS encoding M56 family metallopeptidase has product MMPIDLDIVLARLLLAAAGSLAAGGAVWAVAVLCRRTLPALAQQRSLWLSGQVAVAAVFLAMLWPPAESLRVMPIIEIVEPAAAPMPATPASAEAHAAMAAAPAPGLGLTSSAADRPLSAWVRDAGRAWLVLYLLGLLHTLWRWQRAQRLLEALAASGRALGASEHAGFAQHTTAQVSPLAVVEVDVAMSPMLLGLFRPRLLLPRHLRGFDTLQQQLIVEHELTHWRRRDLHWSAAALLLQSLFWFNPFMRLLGARLGWAQEFGCDRDVLRGRPPAERKAYAAALVAQLKLQYRPAGMALAFGASEANGGHAPTLAARIGLIRTPATARGAWSRWVALGSLAAVAIANFALQPALAWQAAEPAIEPVRLLARHSPDIAAAQPIATASATLDCTMMVDAASGAALVREGTCDASVTPASTFKIAISLMGFDSGVLRDDHAPYLPYKASYASPNPSWRHGTDPAGWLRESIVWYSQQVTKRLGPASVRGYVQAFDYGNRNLASVAGVDDAVAVSELSPTLRITPQQQTDFLRKVVNRELAVSQQAYDVTARLLKVDAAPNGWEVHGKTGTAPVRLANGRADRDNNIGWFVGWTVRDGRKLVFARLMQHPVTSESYAGLKTREAFLGELAQRSL; this is encoded by the coding sequence ATGATGCCGATCGATCTCGATATCGTCCTGGCGCGCCTGCTGCTGGCCGCCGCCGGCTCATTGGCGGCCGGCGGCGCGGTGTGGGCCGTGGCCGTGTTGTGCCGGCGTACCCTGCCGGCGCTGGCGCAGCAGCGTTCGCTGTGGCTGAGCGGGCAGGTGGCGGTGGCTGCAGTATTCCTGGCAATGCTGTGGCCGCCAGCCGAAAGCTTGCGCGTGATGCCGATCATCGAGATCGTCGAACCGGCAGCGGCGCCGATGCCTGCCACACCGGCATCTGCCGAAGCCCACGCTGCGATGGCGGCTGCGCCCGCGCCAGGCCTGGGGCTGACGTCCAGCGCTGCCGACCGGCCGCTGTCAGCGTGGGTGCGCGATGCCGGGCGCGCGTGGCTGGTGCTGTATCTGCTGGGCCTGTTACACACGCTGTGGCGCTGGCAGCGCGCCCAGCGTTTGCTTGAGGCGCTCGCTGCCAGTGGTCGTGCGCTGGGGGCGTCGGAACATGCCGGCTTTGCGCAGCACACAACGGCGCAGGTGTCGCCACTGGCCGTGGTCGAAGTGGATGTGGCGATGTCGCCGATGCTGCTGGGCTTGTTCCGGCCGCGCCTGCTGCTGCCGCGCCATTTACGGGGTTTCGATACGCTCCAGCAGCAGCTGATTGTCGAGCACGAATTGACGCACTGGCGCCGCCGCGACCTGCACTGGAGCGCAGCGGCGCTCTTGCTGCAAAGCCTGTTCTGGTTCAATCCCTTCATGCGGCTGCTGGGCGCGCGCCTGGGCTGGGCGCAGGAATTCGGCTGCGACCGCGATGTGCTGCGCGGCCGGCCGCCAGCCGAGCGCAAGGCGTATGCGGCGGCGCTGGTGGCGCAACTCAAGCTCCAGTACCGCCCGGCCGGCATGGCGCTGGCGTTTGGCGCCAGCGAGGCCAATGGTGGCCACGCCCCCACGCTGGCCGCCCGCATCGGCTTGATCCGTACACCAGCCACGGCGCGTGGCGCCTGGTCGCGCTGGGTGGCGCTGGGCAGCCTGGCGGCGGTGGCCATTGCCAACTTCGCGCTGCAACCGGCGCTGGCCTGGCAGGCGGCCGAGCCCGCCATCGAACCGGTGCGCTTGCTGGCGCGCCACAGCCCGGATATCGCCGCCGCACAGCCCATCGCGACGGCGTCGGCAACGCTCGACTGCACCATGATGGTCGATGCCGCCAGCGGTGCTGCGCTGGTGCGCGAGGGTACGTGCGACGCCAGCGTCACGCCCGCTTCGACGTTCAAGATCGCCATCAGCCTGATGGGCTTTGACAGCGGCGTGCTGCGCGACGACCATGCGCCATACCTGCCGTACAAGGCCAGCTATGCGTCGCCCAACCCGTCCTGGCGCCATGGCACCGATCCGGCCGGCTGGCTGCGTGAATCGATCGTCTGGTACTCGCAGCAAGTGACCAAGCGCCTTGGTCCGGCCAGCGTGCGCGGCTATGTGCAGGCCTTCGACTACGGCAACCGCAACCTGGCCAGCGTGGCCGGCGTGGACGATGCCGTCGCCGTTTCCGAACTGTCCCCCACGTTGCGCATAACCCCGCAACAGCAGACCGACTTCCTGCGCAAGGTGGTCAACCGCGAACTGGCGGTGTCGCAGCAGGCGTATGACGTGACCGCGCGCCTGCTCAAGGTCGACGCGGCGCCGAACGGCTGGGAAGTCCACGGCAAGACCGGCACCGCACCCGTGCGGCTGGCGAACGGCCGCGCGGACCGGGACAACAACATCGGCTGGTTTGTCGGCTGGACCGTCAGGGACGGCCGCAAGCTCGTGTTCGCGCGGCTGATGCAGCATCCGGTCACATCGGAGAGCTATGCCGGACTGAAGACGCGCGAAGCATTCCTGGGCGAACTGGCGCAACGCTCGCTCTGA
- a CDS encoding TonB-dependent receptor, producing the protein MHPSVLAWLGLAALPLCASAQDDGTPSVTITASKDTIIRKVDKTVVDVSTMARAQNGTAQDVLQSTPELSVAADGTISVRGNANVTVLVDGKPSAMLAGDERAVALQTMTGADIASVEVITNPSAAYHANGGAIVNIVLKRQRRPGAHAQWRASAANQGLWNAGASGDLTSGKLSVNGSVAYRRDGTQKFRQSTVDWTNPQGGAAGQTRQTSSVFVRRIVHSAGLGIAYALSDTDSLSLSAHHNQRRSRPWLDVLNENTTTTGQTIFHRLSTGPNQQADHDASLAYTRQGTGSVLKAVLARSSMRSLVDKSYSDVYLEPLRASSDSRGATRVARRLDQATLDWTRVSALGQWGMGVDVQDEVNDLANYQAVVDRAAGSETPDPATTNGYAVATTLTAAYLTDKIRRGRWEVLLGGRLERMALHITPALGVPQTGRWHAFNPSLHGIYTLSERIDLTLGYRRSLQRPDPRDLNPFSTYIDAHNLSRGNPGLQPQRLTSWELGANLQAGRVSASMSTFYRISRDTVIDARSFNANNVLVTSRQNGGRARSTGVTGSLDWTPFPAWRLGLDGGAYAVLLESPDLYGHVRQHDVAGYLKLRAGYRAGQDDLSLDAQWQSAGITPLGGYGATSSVNATWKHELTGTLSLTVNANDIFDGSRRSYRTDASTLRQRGVDHFVARRWYVGLVKRFG; encoded by the coding sequence ATGCACCCCTCAGTGCTGGCGTGGCTGGGCCTGGCAGCGCTGCCGCTGTGTGCCTCTGCGCAGGATGATGGCACGCCGAGCGTGACCATCACCGCCAGCAAGGACACGATCATCCGCAAGGTGGACAAGACCGTGGTGGACGTCTCCACCATGGCCAGGGCGCAGAACGGCACGGCGCAGGATGTATTGCAATCGACACCGGAATTGTCGGTCGCCGCCGACGGCACGATCTCGGTCAGGGGCAATGCCAATGTCACGGTGCTGGTCGATGGCAAGCCCAGCGCGATGCTGGCCGGCGACGAGCGCGCCGTGGCGCTGCAAACCATGACCGGCGCCGACATCGCCAGCGTGGAGGTGATCACCAATCCGTCGGCGGCCTACCACGCCAATGGCGGCGCCATCGTCAATATCGTCCTCAAACGCCAGCGCCGCCCGGGCGCGCACGCGCAATGGCGCGCCAGCGCAGCCAATCAGGGGCTGTGGAATGCCGGCGCCTCGGGCGACCTTACCTCCGGCAAGCTCAGCGTCAATGGCAGCGTGGCTTACCGGCGCGACGGCACCCAAAAATTCCGCCAGTCCACGGTTGACTGGACCAACCCGCAGGGCGGCGCTGCCGGACAGACCAGGCAGACATCGTCGGTGTTCGTGCGCCGCATCGTGCACAGCGCCGGCCTGGGCATAGCCTACGCGCTCAGCGATACTGACAGCCTGAGCCTCTCCGCGCACCACAACCAGCGCCGCTCGCGGCCGTGGCTCGACGTGCTCAACGAGAACACCACGACTACCGGGCAGACGATTTTTCACCGCCTCTCCACCGGTCCCAACCAGCAGGCCGACCACGACGCCAGCCTCGCCTATACCCGCCAGGGAACAGGTTCGGTGCTCAAGGCGGTGCTGGCGCGCAGCAGCATGCGCAGCCTGGTCGATAAATCGTACAGCGATGTGTACCTGGAACCGCTGCGCGCCAGCAGCGACAGTCGCGGCGCCACCAGGGTGGCGCGCCGGCTCGACCAGGCCACGCTGGACTGGACCCGCGTATCGGCACTTGGCCAGTGGGGCATGGGCGTCGATGTGCAGGACGAAGTCAACGACCTCGCCAATTATCAAGCCGTGGTCGATCGCGCTGCAGGCTCCGAAACGCCCGATCCCGCCACCACCAACGGCTACGCGGTAGCGACCACGCTCACCGCCGCCTATCTCACCGACAAGATCAGGCGCGGCCGGTGGGAAGTGCTGCTCGGTGGCCGCCTCGAGCGCATGGCGCTGCACATCACGCCCGCACTAGGTGTACCACAGACCGGACGCTGGCACGCCTTCAATCCCAGCCTGCACGGCATCTACACGCTGAGCGAGAGGATCGACCTCACGCTCGGCTACCGCCGCAGCTTGCAACGGCCCGATCCGCGCGACCTCAATCCGTTTTCCACGTACATCGATGCGCACAACCTCAGTCGCGGCAATCCGGGACTGCAGCCGCAACGGCTGACCTCGTGGGAACTGGGCGCCAACCTCCAGGCCGGCCGCGTGAGCGCCAGCATGAGCACGTTCTACCGAATCAGCCGCGACACGGTCATCGACGCCCGCAGTTTCAACGCCAACAACGTGCTGGTCACGTCGCGCCAGAACGGCGGCCGGGCCCGCTCCACCGGCGTAACCGGCTCGCTCGACTGGACGCCATTCCCCGCGTGGCGCCTGGGACTGGACGGCGGCGCGTATGCCGTGCTGCTCGAGTCGCCCGATTTGTACGGCCACGTCCGTCAGCATGACGTGGCCGGCTACCTGAAACTGCGCGCCGGCTATCGCGCGGGACAAGACGACCTGTCGCTCGACGCCCAGTGGCAGTCGGCCGGCATCACACCGCTGGGCGGTTATGGCGCCACCAGCAGCGTCAACGCCACCTGGAAACACGAACTGACCGGCACGCTGAGCCTGACCGTCAACGCCAACGACATCTTCGACGGCAGCCGGCGCAGCTATCGCACCGATGCGAGCACCTTGCGCCAGCGCGGCGTCGATCATTTCGTGGCGCGGCGGTGGTATGTGGGGTTGGTGAAAAGGTTCGGTTGA